A single genomic interval of halophilic archaeon DL31 harbors:
- a CDS encoding Electron transfer flavoprotein alpha subunit (PFAM: Electron transfer flavoprotein, alpha subunit, C-terminal; Electron transfer flavoprotein, alpha/beta-subunit, N-terminal~KEGG: hbo:Hbor_28680 electron transfer flavoprotein, alpha subunit) — MTDVLFVAEHRRGDLRDVSYEGITAGRQLADDLGGELHVAIISGDVEGYADSLNTPDVDVIHTVDAGEEFDHDVYAGATEALHADLDPAALVLPNSVNGLDYAPAVADALGLPYVTDTIDLAYDDGLTATREMYGSKVETTVDVASDQFAVSIRSGEWEAAIGAGDAEISAFDFDTDSVDDGARVTGYEEVAGGDVDIGEADFLVSIGRGIEEEENLDLIRELVEATGATLSSSRPIVDNGWLPKNRQVGQSGKQVTPKVYLAIGISGAVQHVAGMKGAETIIAINTDPNAPIYDIADYGIVDDLFDVVPALIEQFD; from the coding sequence ATGACTGACGTTCTGTTCGTCGCCGAACACCGCCGTGGCGATTTGCGCGACGTGAGCTATGAGGGAATCACCGCGGGCCGACAGCTCGCTGACGACCTCGGAGGCGAACTCCACGTCGCCATTATCTCCGGCGATGTCGAGGGCTACGCTGACTCGCTCAACACGCCCGACGTCGACGTCATCCACACCGTTGACGCCGGCGAGGAGTTCGACCACGACGTCTACGCGGGCGCGACCGAGGCACTTCACGCCGACCTCGACCCTGCGGCGCTCGTACTCCCCAACTCCGTCAACGGATTGGACTACGCGCCCGCTGTCGCGGACGCGCTGGGCCTCCCCTACGTCACCGACACCATCGACCTCGCGTACGACGACGGCCTCACGGCCACGCGGGAGATGTACGGCTCGAAGGTCGAGACGACCGTCGACGTGGCCAGCGACCAGTTCGCCGTCAGCATCCGCAGCGGCGAGTGGGAAGCGGCCATCGGCGCCGGTGACGCCGAGATATCGGCGTTCGACTTCGACACCGATTCCGTTGATGACGGCGCCCGCGTCACGGGCTACGAGGAAGTCGCCGGCGGCGACGTGGATATCGGTGAGGCCGACTTCCTGGTCTCAATCGGCCGCGGGATTGAGGAGGAGGAGAACCTGGACCTCATCCGCGAACTCGTGGAGGCGACGGGCGCGACGCTCTCCTCGTCGCGACCCATCGTCGACAACGGCTGGCTGCCCAAAAACCGGCAGGTCGGCCAGTCCGGCAAGCAGGTGACCCCGAAAGTCTACCTCGCGATCGGGATCTCCGGCGCTGTCCAGCACGTTGCTGGGATGAAGGGGGCCGAGACGATTATTGCGATCAACACCGACCCCAACGCGCCTATCTACGACATCGCGGATTACGGCATTGTTGACGACCTGTTCGACGTGGTCCCGGCGCTGATCGAGCAGTTCGACTAG
- a CDS encoding V-type ATPase 116 kDa subunit (PFAM: ATPase, V0/A0 complex, 116kDa subunit~KEGG: hvo:HVO_0311 A-type ATP synthase subunit I), which produces MLRPEQMSKLSVTGSKRVMGSVVETVHGLNLLHVSEYNGSWEGFEQGNPEAEAEWASEKLVTVRSVESMLDLQDDDADGRRIVTDDAIEEQFPEIRDEANSLDDRRDELRDELRAVEERIDGVQPFVDLGFDLDLLSGYDNLEVAVGEGDAGEVERALLDNDDVNQFDIETSDDGPFAVFVYPSKHAEEGVLEEALVGTGFNTYEVPEFDGAPESYLRELESERQQLRSEMDEAADDIDRLRHQHAEFLLAAEEKLSVDVQKAEAPLSFATTENAFIAEGWIPTDEYTAFKSALTDELGDSVDVEEVERASFKSDGDTHHEAVADGGRTAPPSASTDGGTAIGSDDPPVIQDNNGFVQPFEVLVRAVSRPKYNEFDPTALVFLTFPAFFGFMIGDLGYGLLYSAIGGFLYTNYDSDGIKSMGGVTLSAGLFTMLFGVLYGEIFGLHILGDMLFNGNPPLHKGLQPAYSHWATAWVLISAIAALVHLNLAYLIGFAEELEFHGLKAAVLEKGSFMLGMNGLWIFIFSRVGADTKPEFIFTAFASGEEAAFNLGFTGFSEIVGYLGLAMFLVGFAMLFLVGIGEVIEVFDMLVNVLSYARLSAVLLAKAGMAFVVNLLFFGVWVDEKGAWHYGLEGMPNAEAVAALGPGETLSYHGEEVTDLMFGGLYHGDAASLILGIVILILGHLLVLALGVTSAGLQSVRLEYYEFFSKFYDGGGRAYEPFGYERVHSNDE; this is translated from the coding sequence ATGCTCAGACCTGAACAGATGAGCAAACTCTCGGTGACTGGCTCCAAGCGGGTGATGGGGTCGGTCGTCGAGACGGTCCACGGGCTGAACCTGCTGCACGTCTCCGAGTACAACGGTTCCTGGGAGGGGTTCGAGCAGGGCAATCCGGAGGCTGAGGCCGAGTGGGCCTCCGAGAAACTCGTGACCGTGCGCTCGGTCGAGAGCATGCTCGACCTCCAGGACGACGACGCCGACGGTCGGCGAATCGTCACCGACGACGCCATCGAGGAGCAGTTCCCCGAGATTCGCGACGAGGCAAACAGCCTCGACGACCGGCGGGACGAACTGCGTGATGAACTCCGTGCGGTGGAGGAGCGCATCGACGGCGTTCAGCCGTTCGTCGACCTCGGCTTCGACCTCGACCTGCTCTCGGGCTACGACAACCTGGAGGTCGCAGTCGGTGAGGGCGACGCCGGCGAGGTCGAGCGGGCGCTGCTCGACAACGACGACGTCAACCAGTTCGATATCGAGACGAGCGACGACGGCCCGTTTGCCGTCTTCGTCTACCCGAGCAAGCACGCCGAGGAGGGCGTGCTTGAGGAGGCGCTGGTCGGGACGGGATTCAACACCTACGAGGTGCCCGAGTTCGACGGTGCGCCGGAGTCGTACCTGCGCGAGCTCGAGAGCGAGCGGCAGCAGCTCCGTTCGGAGATGGATGAGGCGGCCGACGACATCGACCGGCTCCGTCACCAACACGCCGAGTTCCTGCTCGCGGCCGAAGAGAAGCTCTCTGTCGACGTCCAGAAGGCCGAGGCACCGCTCTCCTTTGCGACGACGGAGAACGCGTTCATCGCGGAGGGATGGATTCCCACCGACGAGTACACTGCGTTCAAATCGGCGCTGACGGACGAGCTCGGCGACAGCGTCGACGTTGAAGAGGTCGAGCGGGCCTCGTTCAAGTCCGACGGCGACACCCACCACGAGGCCGTCGCCGACGGCGGCCGAACGGCGCCGCCGTCCGCCTCGACCGACGGCGGCACCGCGATTGGGTCCGACGACCCGCCGGTGATTCAGGACAACAACGGCTTCGTCCAGCCCTTCGAGGTGCTGGTGCGTGCCGTCTCCCGGCCCAAGTACAACGAGTTCGACCCGACGGCGCTGGTCTTCCTGACGTTCCCGGCGTTCTTCGGGTTCATGATCGGTGACCTGGGGTACGGGCTGCTGTACAGCGCGATTGGTGGCTTCCTTTACACGAACTACGACAGCGACGGCATCAAGAGCATGGGCGGGGTCACGCTGAGCGCCGGTCTGTTCACGATGCTGTTCGGTGTGCTCTACGGCGAGATATTCGGCCTCCACATCCTCGGCGACATGCTGTTCAACGGCAACCCGCCGCTGCACAAGGGGCTTCAGCCGGCCTACAGCCACTGGGCGACCGCGTGGGTGCTCATCAGCGCCATCGCCGCGCTGGTCCACCTCAATCTCGCGTATCTCATCGGCTTCGCCGAGGAACTGGAGTTCCACGGCCTCAAAGCTGCAGTGTTGGAGAAGGGGTCGTTCATGCTCGGTATGAACGGGCTCTGGATATTCATCTTCAGTCGGGTCGGTGCCGACACCAAGCCGGAGTTCATCTTCACCGCCTTCGCGAGCGGTGAGGAGGCGGCGTTCAACCTGGGCTTTACCGGATTCTCTGAGATCGTTGGCTATCTCGGCCTCGCGATGTTCCTGGTCGGGTTTGCGATGCTGTTCCTGGTCGGCATCGGCGAAGTCATCGAGGTGTTCGACATGCTGGTGAACGTGCTCTCCTACGCACGTCTCAGTGCCGTGCTGCTGGCGAAGGCGGGGATGGCGTTCGTCGTCAATCTCCTCTTCTTCGGCGTCTGGGTCGACGAGAAGGGGGCGTGGCACTACGGTCTCGAAGGCATGCCGAACGCCGAGGCCGTCGCGGCGCTTGGGCCAGGTGAGACGCTCAGCTACCACGGCGAAGAAGTGACCGACCTCATGTTCGGCGGGCTCTACCACGGTGATGCGGCCTCGCTGATCCTGGGAATCGTCATCCTCATCCTCGGGCACCTGCTCGTGCTCGCGCTGGGCGTGACCAGCGCCGGCCTCCAGTCCGTGCGTCTGGAGTACTACGAGTTCTTCTCGAAGTTCTACGACGGCGGCGGCCGCGCCTACGAGCCCTTTGGCTACGAGCGCGTCCACTCCAACGACGAGTAG
- a CDS encoding H+transporting two-sector ATPase C subunit (PFAM: ATPase, F0/V0 complex, subunit C~KEGG: htu:Htur_3349 hypothetical protein), whose product MIENASQLASLVLQEAGNSGPALANKGAAALAVGLAAFGAGYAERGIGAAAVGAIAEDEDLFVQALILTVLPETLVIFALVAVFLV is encoded by the coding sequence ATGATCGAAAACGCATCCCAACTCGCAAGTCTCGTACTGCAGGAAGCAGGAAACAGCGGTCCGGCTCTCGCCAACAAAGGTGCTGCTGCCCTCGCGGTCGGTCTCGCCGCCTTCGGTGCAGGCTACGCCGAGCGAGGTATCGGTGCGGCCGCAGTCGGCGCCATCGCTGAGGACGAGGACCTGTTCGTCCAGGCACTCATCCTGACGGTCCTGCCGGAGACGCTCGTCATCTTCGCACTCGTGGCCGTATTCCTGGTCTAA
- a CDS encoding ATP synthase H subunit (TIGRFAM: ATPase, A1A0, subunit H~KEGG: hbo:Hbor_28620 ATP synthase, H subunit), whose translation MPRPEVLERIKEAEADADEIVEEAHRAQEQTVADARERADEIRSEAEAEADEFEAEQLAEAREEIETEREEILNEGKATREALVDDAEENVEEAIEYAVERFEEAVHAQT comes from the coding sequence ATGCCCAGACCGGAAGTTCTTGAACGAATCAAGGAGGCGGAGGCCGACGCCGACGAGATCGTCGAGGAAGCTCACCGGGCGCAGGAGCAGACCGTTGCGGACGCCCGCGAGCGAGCCGACGAGATCCGGAGCGAGGCCGAGGCCGAGGCCGACGAGTTCGAGGCGGAGCAGTTGGCCGAGGCCCGTGAAGAGATCGAGACCGAGCGCGAGGAGATTCTCAACGAGGGGAAAGCCACGCGCGAGGCGCTCGTCGACGACGCCGAGGAGAACGTCGAGGAGGCGATAGAGTACGCGGTCGAACGGTTCGAGGAGGCGGTGCATGCTCAGACCTGA
- a CDS encoding V-type proton ATPase subunit E (KEGG: hvo:HVO_0313 A-type ATP synthase subunit E~HAMAP: V-type proton ATPase subunit E~PFAM: ATPase, V1/A1 complex, subunit E): MSLETVVEDVRDEARARAEEIREEGEARADEILSEAEADAEEIIQQREQAVEEQIAGEREQALSSAKLSAKQERLEARRDVLEQVREGVDNAIANIDGDRREELTESLLEAAATEFDESEDVSVYGRASDEELLTDLLSDYEGWSFAGERDCLGGVVVESEQSRVRVNNTFDSLLEDVWDEELKRISERLFEE, translated from the coding sequence ATGAGCCTGGAAACCGTCGTTGAGGACGTTCGAGACGAAGCCCGCGCGCGTGCCGAGGAGATACGCGAAGAGGGCGAGGCCCGGGCAGACGAGATACTCTCTGAGGCCGAAGCCGACGCCGAGGAGATCATCCAGCAGCGCGAGCAGGCAGTCGAGGAGCAGATCGCCGGAGAGCGCGAGCAAGCGCTTTCGAGTGCGAAGCTCTCGGCCAAACAGGAGCGCCTGGAAGCTCGCCGTGACGTGCTGGAGCAGGTTCGTGAGGGCGTCGATAACGCCATCGCGAACATCGATGGCGACCGCCGCGAGGAGCTCACCGAGTCGCTGCTCGAGGCTGCCGCCACGGAGTTCGACGAGAGCGAGGACGTGAGCGTCTACGGCCGTGCGAGCGACGAGGAACTGCTGACCGACCTGCTCTCCGACTACGAGGGCTGGTCGTTCGCGGGCGAGCGTGACTGTCTCGGCGGTGTCGTCGTCGAGTCCGAGCAGTCCCGCGTCCGTGTGAACAACACCTTCGACTCGCTGCTCGAGGACGTCTGGGACGAGGAACTCAAACGCATCAGCGAACGCCTCTTCGAAGAATGA
- a CDS encoding V-type ATP synthase subunit F (KEGG: hma:rrnAC3158 V-type ATP synthase subunit F~HAMAP: V-type ATP synthase subunit F~PFAM: ATPase, V1/A1 complex, subunit F) — protein MSQEIAVIGSSEFTTGFRLAGVRKFWNVPEAEKDEQLDDAVESMLEDEDVGIAVMHDDDMAYLSRGTREAAETSIEPTLVTLGGGAGSGGLRGQIKRAIGIDLMEED, from the coding sequence ATGAGCCAGGAGATTGCCGTCATCGGCAGTTCGGAGTTCACGACCGGGTTCCGCCTCGCTGGCGTCCGGAAGTTCTGGAACGTGCCGGAGGCGGAGAAGGACGAACAGCTCGACGACGCCGTCGAGTCGATGCTCGAGGACGAGGACGTCGGCATCGCTGTGATGCACGACGACGATATGGCCTACCTCTCGCGGGGGACCCGCGAGGCGGCCGAGACGAGCATCGAGCCGACGCTCGTCACCCTGGGCGGCGGCGCGGGCAGTGGCGGGCTGCGCGGCCAGATTAAACGAGCCATCGGGATCGACCTGATGGAGGAGGATTAA
- a CDS encoding V-type ATP synthase subunit C (TIGRFAM: ATPase, A1 complex, subunit C, archaea~HAMAP: V-type ATP synthase subunit C~KEGG: hvo:HVO_0314 A-type ATP synthase subunit C~PFAM: ATPase, V0/A0 complex, subunit C/D): MSTTGSSNPEYVTARVSARRASLFDEEDYRKLVRMGPSEIARFMEESNYEAAINRLGSRFSGVDLIEYALNESLASTFDDLLSWADGRLYEQIARYLRKFDAWNVKTVVRGKYAQTSDEEISDDLIRAGELDETLLGQLVAADSIEAVVELLDDTPFGDTLAAAYEEFEAVGTLIPLENAIDRAYYENLFEGVTGAEDGAESVYAEFLQAEIDFRNARNALRLARSGTELDPAEYYIAGGALFDADELTSLSRNTEELVTRIRESRYGTELSDSLDELEGAESLMGFERALEGALLEYSRSAGHIYPQSVVPVIAFVLAKEREVENIRAIARGLESGLSPEEIQNELVIL, encoded by the coding sequence ATGAGCACAACCGGCAGCTCGAACCCGGAGTACGTCACCGCTCGCGTGAGCGCTCGGCGTGCCTCGCTGTTCGACGAGGAGGATTACCGGAAGCTGGTTCGGATGGGGCCATCAGAGATCGCGCGGTTCATGGAGGAGTCGAACTACGAGGCCGCGATCAACCGCCTCGGTTCGCGCTTCTCCGGCGTGGACCTCATTGAGTACGCGCTGAACGAGAGCCTCGCGTCGACGTTCGACGACCTGCTCTCGTGGGCCGACGGCCGGCTCTACGAGCAGATCGCACGCTACCTGCGGAAGTTCGACGCGTGGAACGTCAAGACTGTCGTTCGCGGGAAATACGCTCAGACGAGCGACGAGGAGATCAGCGACGACCTGATCCGGGCCGGGGAGCTCGACGAGACGCTCCTCGGCCAGTTGGTCGCCGCCGACTCCATCGAGGCGGTCGTCGAGCTGCTCGACGACACGCCGTTCGGCGACACGCTCGCTGCCGCCTACGAGGAGTTCGAGGCCGTTGGGACGTTGATCCCTCTCGAAAACGCAATCGACCGCGCGTACTACGAAAATCTCTTCGAGGGGGTGACCGGTGCCGAAGATGGTGCTGAGTCAGTGTACGCCGAGTTCCTGCAGGCCGAGATCGACTTCCGGAACGCCCGGAACGCGCTGCGGCTCGCCCGCAGCGGTACGGAGCTCGACCCGGCGGAGTACTACATCGCCGGCGGCGCGCTGTTCGACGCCGATGAACTGACGTCGCTCTCGCGCAACACCGAGGAACTCGTGACCCGTATCCGCGAGAGCCGGTACGGCACGGAGCTCTCGGACTCGCTCGACGAGCTTGAGGGCGCAGAGAGCCTCATGGGCTTCGAGCGCGCGCTCGAGGGTGCGCTGCTGGAGTACTCCCGGAGTGCCGGCCACATCTACCCGCAGTCGGTGGTGCCGGTCATCGCGTTCGTGCTGGCCAAGGAGCGTGAGGTCGAGAACATCCGCGCCATCGCACGCGGCCTCGAATCGGGACTCTCCCCAGAGGAGATCCAGAACGAACTGGTGATACTATGA
- a CDS encoding V-type ATP synthase beta chain (TIGRFAM: ATPase, A1 complex, beta subunit~HAMAP: V-type ATP synthase beta chain~KEGG: htu:Htur_3354 ATP synthase, B subunit~PFAM: ATPase, F1/V1/A1 complex, alpha/beta subunit, nucleotide-binding domain; ATPase, F1/V1/A1 complex, alpha/beta subunit, N-terminal; ATPase, F1/V1/A1 complex, alpha/beta subunit, C-terminal): protein MKEYQTITEISGPLVFAEVDESIGYDEIVEIETADGNTRRGQVLESANGLVAIQVFEGTSGIDRNASVRFMGETLKMPVTEDLLGRVLDGSGNPIDGGPDIVPDDRHDIVGEAINPVSREYPEEFIQTGVSAIDGMNTLVRGQKLPIFSGSGLPHSELALQIARQATVPEEDKASDNDEGSEFAVVFGAMGITQEEANEFMADFERTGALERSVVFMNLADDPAVERTVTPRMALTTAEYLAFEKDYHVLTILTDMTNYCEALREIGAAREEVPGRRGYPGYMYTDLAQLYERAGRIEGKDGSVTQIPILTMPGDDDTHPIPDLTGYITEGQIVMDRDLNSQGIEPPINVLPSLSRLMDDGIGEGLTRGDHADVKDQMFAAYAEGEDLRDLVNIVGREALSETDNKYLDFADRFEEEFVNQGYRTNRSIDETLDIGWELLSTLPKTELNRIDEELIEEHYIEDAAASESDSEEAPADD, encoded by the coding sequence ATGAAAGAGTACCAAACCATCACCGAGATTTCGGGTCCGCTCGTCTTCGCCGAGGTCGATGAGTCCATCGGCTACGACGAGATCGTCGAGATCGAGACCGCCGACGGCAACACACGCCGTGGGCAGGTGCTCGAATCCGCCAACGGCCTCGTCGCCATCCAGGTGTTCGAGGGGACCTCCGGTATCGACCGCAACGCGTCCGTGAGGTTCATGGGCGAGACGCTGAAGATGCCCGTGACCGAGGACCTCCTCGGCCGGGTGCTGGACGGGTCGGGCAACCCCATCGACGGCGGCCCCGACATCGTTCCGGACGATCGCCACGACATCGTCGGCGAGGCCATCAACCCCGTCTCCCGGGAGTACCCCGAGGAGTTCATCCAGACGGGCGTGTCGGCCATCGACGGCATGAACACGCTGGTGCGGGGCCAGAAGCTGCCCATCTTCTCCGGCTCGGGGCTGCCCCACAGCGAACTGGCGCTCCAGATTGCCCGCCAGGCAACGGTGCCTGAGGAGGACAAAGCCAGCGATAACGACGAAGGCTCGGAGTTCGCAGTGGTCTTCGGCGCCATGGGGATTACCCAGGAGGAGGCAAACGAGTTCATGGCCGACTTCGAGCGCACCGGTGCGCTGGAACGCTCGGTTGTCTTCATGAACCTGGCCGACGACCCGGCCGTCGAGCGGACGGTGACGCCGCGGATGGCGCTCACCACCGCCGAGTATCTCGCCTTCGAGAAGGACTACCACGTCCTGACTATCCTGACGGACATGACCAACTACTGCGAGGCGCTCCGAGAGATCGGCGCCGCGCGTGAGGAGGTCCCCGGCCGGCGTGGCTACCCCGGCTACATGTACACCGACCTGGCCCAGCTTTACGAGCGGGCCGGTCGTATCGAGGGCAAGGACGGCTCTGTCACCCAGATTCCGATCCTGACGATGCCCGGCGACGACGACACGCACCCGATTCCGGACCTGACCGGCTACATCACAGAGGGCCAGATTGTGATGGACCGCGACCTCAACAGTCAGGGGATCGAGCCGCCGATCAACGTCCTCCCCAGCCTCTCTCGGCTGATGGACGACGGGATCGGCGAGGGGCTGACCCGCGGCGACCACGCCGACGTGAAAGACCAGATGTTCGCCGCCTACGCGGAGGGTGAGGACCTGCGCGACCTGGTGAACATTGTCGGTCGTGAAGCCCTCTCGGAGACGGACAACAAGTATCTCGACTTCGCCGACCGGTTCGAGGAGGAGTTCGTCAACCAGGGCTACCGCACCAACCGCAGCATCGATGAGACGCTCGACATCGGCTGGGAGCTGCTCTCGACGCTTCCCAAGACCGAGCTCAACCGGATCGACGAGGAGCTCATCGAGGAGCACTACATCGAGGACGCGGCGGCCAGCGAATCCGACTCCGAGGAAGCGCCCGCCGACGACTAA
- a CDS encoding V-type ATP synthase alpha chain (TIGRFAM: ATPase, A1 complex, alpha subunit~HAMAP: V-type ATP synthase alpha chain~KEGG: hsl:OE3985R V-type ATP synthase subunit A~PFAM: ATPase, F1/V1/A1 complex, alpha/beta subunit, nucleotide-binding domain; ATPase, F1/V1/A1 complex, alpha/beta subunit, N-terminal; ATPase, F1/V1/A1 complex, alpha/beta subunit, C-terminal) gives MSQATDVAAEDRGKIESVSGPVVTAVDLDARMNDVVYVGDEGLMGEVIEIEGNITTVQVYEETSGLGPGEPVINTGEPLTVDLGPGMLDSIYDGVQRPLDVLEEKMGSPFLDRGVDAPGIDMEQTWGFEPEVEAGDEVEPGDIVGTVEETQTIDHKVMVPPDYVGGEVASAEPGEFTVQETVVELENGEEIAMHQEWPVREARPVKEKQTPTEPLVSGQRILDGLFPLAKGGTAAIPGPFGSGKTVTQQSLAKFADADIVVYIGCGERGNEMTEVIEDFPELPDPQTGNPLMERTTLIANTSNMPVAARESCVYTGITIGEFYRDMGYDVALMADSTSRWAEAMREISSRLEEMPGEEGYPAYLAARLSQFYERAGYFENNNGTEGSISVIGAVSPPGGDFSEPVTQNTLRIVKTFWALDSDLAERRHFPAINWNESYSLYKDQLDEWFEENVAADWAQQRQWGVDVLDEESELREIVQLVGEDALPDDQRLTLEVARYIREGWLQQNAFIEVDQYCPPEKTYKMLGAIKTFHDAAFDALEAGVPIDEIIAIDAAPKLNRIATTPDEEVDEHIEELEAELTEQLRERY, from the coding sequence ATGAGTCAGGCAACAGATGTCGCCGCGGAGGACCGCGGCAAGATCGAGAGCGTGAGCGGTCCGGTCGTGACCGCCGTCGACCTCGACGCCCGGATGAACGACGTCGTCTACGTGGGCGACGAAGGGCTAATGGGCGAGGTTATCGAGATCGAGGGCAACATCACGACGGTTCAGGTGTACGAGGAGACCTCCGGGCTCGGCCCCGGCGAACCCGTTATCAACACGGGCGAGCCGCTGACGGTCGACCTAGGTCCGGGGATGCTGGACTCCATCTACGACGGCGTTCAGCGCCCGCTGGACGTGCTGGAAGAGAAGATGGGCAGCCCATTCCTCGACCGTGGGGTCGACGCCCCCGGTATCGACATGGAACAGACTTGGGGCTTCGAGCCCGAAGTCGAGGCCGGTGACGAGGTCGAACCCGGCGACATCGTCGGCACCGTCGAAGAGACCCAGACCATCGACCACAAGGTCATGGTGCCGCCCGACTACGTCGGCGGCGAGGTCGCTTCTGCCGAGCCCGGCGAGTTCACCGTCCAGGAGACGGTCGTTGAACTCGAGAACGGCGAGGAGATTGCAATGCACCAGGAGTGGCCGGTCCGTGAAGCACGGCCGGTCAAGGAAAAGCAGACGCCGACGGAGCCGCTGGTCTCTGGCCAGCGCATCCTCGACGGGCTGTTCCCGCTCGCGAAGGGTGGGACGGCGGCCATCCCGGGCCCGTTCGGCTCCGGGAAGACCGTCACCCAGCAGAGCCTCGCGAAGTTCGCCGACGCCGACATCGTCGTCTATATCGGCTGTGGCGAGCGTGGCAACGAGATGACTGAGGTAATCGAGGATTTCCCGGAGCTGCCCGACCCGCAGACCGGGAACCCGCTGATGGAGCGGACCACCCTCATCGCTAACACCTCGAACATGCCCGTGGCCGCACGCGAGTCGTGTGTCTACACCGGCATCACCATCGGTGAGTTCTACCGCGACATGGGCTACGACGTGGCCCTGATGGCCGACTCCACCTCCCGGTGGGCCGAGGCCATGCGCGAGATTTCCTCCCGACTGGAAGAGATGCCCGGTGAGGAGGGGTACCCGGCCTACCTGGCCGCGCGCCTCTCGCAGTTCTACGAGCGAGCCGGCTACTTCGAGAACAACAACGGCACCGAGGGCTCGATTTCGGTCATCGGCGCCGTCTCGCCGCCCGGCGGCGACTTCTCGGAGCCGGTCACCCAGAACACGCTGCGTATCGTGAAGACGTTCTGGGCGCTCGACTCTGACCTGGCCGAGCGCCGGCATTTCCCGGCTATCAACTGGAACGAGTCCTACTCGCTCTACAAGGACCAGCTCGACGAGTGGTTCGAGGAGAACGTCGCCGCCGACTGGGCCCAGCAGCGCCAGTGGGGCGTCGACGTGTTGGACGAGGAGAGCGAGCTCCGGGAGATTGTACAGCTCGTCGGGGAGGACGCCCTGCCCGACGACCAGCGCCTGACTCTCGAGGTCGCGCGTTACATCCGCGAGGGATGGCTTCAGCAGAACGCCTTCATTGAGGTGGACCAGTACTGTCCGCCCGAGAAGACGTACAAGATGCTCGGGGCCATCAAGACGTTCCACGACGCGGCCTTCGACGCCCTCGAAGCGGGTGTCCCTATCGACGAGATCATCGCGATTGACGCCGCGCCCAAGCTCAACCGCATCGCGACCACCCCCGACGAGGAGGTCGACGAGCACATCGAGGAGCTTGAGGCCGAACTGACCGAGCAGCTTCGGGAGCGCTACTGA